A genomic segment from Aegilops tauschii subsp. strangulata cultivar AL8/78 chromosome 1, Aet v6.0, whole genome shotgun sequence encodes:
- the LOC141037166 gene encoding uncharacterized protein, which produces MRALHQSQCQPWLLVGDLNEIQFLQEKEGGNPRPQQYMTAFQNAIDDCNLKDMGFVGDMFTWRRERIRERLDRGLINDEWSILYPHAALENLEFNHSDHRPILVNTEYYIQEHVDPNQRPRRFEAY; this is translated from the coding sequence ATGCGGGCATTGCATCAATCACAGTGTCAGCCATGGTTGTTAGTTGGTGATCTGAACGAAATACAGTTTTTACAGGAAAAAGAAGGAGGTAATCCTCGCCCCCAGCAATATATGACAGCATTTCAGAATGCTATCGATGATTGCAATCTCAAGGATATGGGATTTGTCGGGGATATGTTCACCTGGAGGAGAGAAAGAATACGGGAGAGATTGGACAGGGGTCTAATAAACGACGAGTGGTCGATTCTATACCCACATGCTGCGCTTGAAAATCTGGAGTTCAATCATTCAGACCACAGACCTATTCTTGTGAACACTGAATATTACATTCAGGAACATGTGGATCCTAACCAAAGACCAAGGAGGTTTGAGGCGTACTGA